The following nucleotide sequence is from Myxococcus stipitatus.
ACGCCACCGTGCCCTGGTCCAGCATGCGCCCGCCCTGGATGATGCCCGCGTGCGTGGCCAGCCGCTCGGCGATCTCCAGCACGTGCGTGGTGAGCAGCAGCGTCACCCCGCGCCGGCTCAGCTCGCGCAGCAGCTCGCGGATGACGCCCGCGGCCAGCACGTCGATGCCCTCGAAGGGCTCGTCCAGCAGCACCAGCTCCGGCGCGTGGATCAACGCCGCGGCGATGGCCAGCCGCCGCCGCATGCCCTTGGAGTACTCCGCCACGAGCGCGCCCGCCTTGTACGTGAGCTCCGTCAGCTCCAGCAGCTCCACCGCGCGCGCCGCCGCCTCGTCGCCCTCCAGCCCGTACATGCGCGCGCAGAACGTGAGGTACTGCCGCCCGGTGAGCCGCTCGAAGAGGCTCAGCTCCTCCGGCACCACGCCCACGCGCCGCTTCACCTCCATGGGGCGCGCCACCGCGTCCACGCCCAGCATGTGGATGGCGCCCGCGTCCGGGCCGTACACGCCCGTCAGCAGCGCGATGCTGGTGGACTTGCCGGCCCCGTTGGGGCCCAGGTACGCGTAGAACGCGCCCCGGGGAATGCGCAGGTCCAGCCCGTTGAGGGCGGTGAAGCCGCCGAAGCGCTTGACGAGCCCGCGCGCGTCGACGGCCAGTTCATCGGAAGGGGAGGGCGTCATGAAGGGACGCCATCACACCCGAGCCCAGGGCCCGGGACAATCCTCACCCCGACGGATGGGGGGCGCTTCAGTGGACGAGCGCCATCTCCGGCGGCCCGACGATCTGCTGCACCGTCAGCCGCACCTTGTCCAGGTCCACCGGCTTGGAGATGTAGCCGGCGGCGCCCACCAGCTCCGCCTCCCACTCGAAGCCGTAGCCGGAGATGATGATGATGGGCAGGCCCCGCGCGCGCGGAATCCGCTTGAGCGCGTCCAACAGGCCCCAGCCGCTCATGATGGGCATGCGCAGGTCCAGCAGCACCGCGGCCGGCATGTCCCCCTCCAGGTGCTTCAGCGCCTCGAGGCCGTTGGCGGCCTGCTCGGTGCGGTAGCCCATGTCCTCGAGGGCATCGCAGATGAGCGTGCGGTGACTCGCGTCGTCATCGACGACCAGGATGTGGGACATGGCAGGGCCTCGGATGGGAGCTGCGGCGTCTCGGACCGCGGGATTCTATGGGCCGCAAGATGGGAACGGCCGGTCCATTGCGGAAGGGGGCGCGCCACTTTTCAACAGCCAACCTCCCGTCGATACGGCCGGGGTGCTCGGAAGCGGGAGGTCGCCGGCGCGCACCCCCGCGAGCAGGGGCCGCCGCGCCCCAGGCCGCTCCTCCTTGCGCGGAGGCTCAGGACGGCTTCTTCTCCGTCCCGGGCTCGGGTGGCTCGTCCGCCCGCCTCAGGTACGTGTTGTGCGTGTAGCCCTGGCGCGACAGCCGCTGGGACTCGATGGCGTCCGCGACCTTGGTGCACACCTGCCCGAGCAGGCGCAGGGACTCCGCGAGGAGCTTCTCCGCGTGGTCCTGCGCGTCGGCGGTGGCGATGGTGGTCCGCTCTCTGCGGAACAGCCCTGGCAACTTCATCCTGATCAATCTAGGGGACGCCACCCTCCGACGCCACCACCCACCCGGCGCCCACCCCACCTCCCGGCCGCCCCGCGACCTCCCGCCCCCGGGGTCGCTCCCACCTGCCCGGTACCCGTTAACGAGATTGACCGGCTGGCAAATTTACATTTTTGAGCACTTGCCGCCCGCGAGGCTCGTACCACCCCCTGAACATGCCCCGCAACCAACGGGAATCATTGGTTTTTGACGAATTTTCAAGAGGGGGGATGACACGAAGTTAATTCGTC
It contains:
- a CDS encoding ABC transporter ATP-binding protein, whose protein sequence is MTPSPSDELAVDARGLVKRFGGFTALNGLDLRIPRGAFYAYLGPNGAGKSTSIALLTGVYGPDAGAIHMLGVDAVARPMEVKRRVGVVPEELSLFERLTGRQYLTFCARMYGLEGDEAAARAVELLELTELTYKAGALVAEYSKGMRRRLAIAAALIHAPELVLLDEPFEGIDVLAAGVIRELLRELSRRGVTLLLTTHVLEIAERLATHAGIIQGGRMLDQGTVASLLERYDCPSLEAVFEKLIAVPASRNARLSFYGDAPAPVVPLREPA
- a CDS encoding response regulator; protein product: MSHILVVDDDASHRTLICDALEDMGYRTEQAANGLEALKHLEGDMPAAVLLDLRMPIMSGWGLLDALKRIPRARGLPIIIISGYGFEWEAELVGAAGYISKPVDLDKVRLTVQQIVGPPEMALVH